In one window of Desulfuribacillus alkaliarsenatis DNA:
- a CDS encoding hydrogenase maturation protein, with the protein MKILFIVTAHNSLSQRAYVELTDRGHQVDIQLATSAEAMISAVNDLSPDLIIAPFLKAYVPDVIWKNHTCLIVHPGIKGDRGPSSLDWAITTEQEIWGVTILEASAEMDAGAIWSTQEFLMPIASKSAIYRKEVSNAAIKGILDAVAKFQQNNYTPEPLDYSQPDVRGQLLPSMKQTDRKLNWFDTTENIVRKIRAADSQPGVLDSINSQEYYLYGAHEEDALTGPAGEIIAKRDGAICRATGNGAVWITHLKKKSTNGSIYYKLPAEQILKDTLANVPTVQLSPFDAYVGRTYRDIFYEEKDEVGYLHFPFYNGAMSTEQCQRLTDTYIKACHRDTKVLVLKGGNDFWSNGIHLNVIEAANYPGHESWKNINAINDLVRQVITTDNKLVISVMQGNAAAGGVILALAADYVFAREGVVLNPHYKKMGLYGSEYWTYLLPKRVGSGLALRLTDDCLPISTHFAKNIGLIDDFYPDTVLASEIHSFARLLATQSDYEQLIINKKKRRNLDEQIKPLAQYRKEELKQMWNNFFAEDSKYHDLRRAFVYKLTCDTTSNYTTSNMSPMIKERLR; encoded by the coding sequence ATGAAAATACTATTTATAGTGACTGCACATAATAGCCTTAGCCAACGCGCATATGTAGAGCTCACCGACCGCGGACATCAAGTAGATATACAACTAGCTACAAGCGCAGAAGCCATGATATCTGCAGTTAATGATCTTTCTCCAGATCTTATCATAGCACCATTCTTAAAAGCCTATGTGCCTGATGTTATCTGGAAAAACCATACCTGCCTAATCGTACATCCAGGCATCAAAGGTGATCGAGGTCCATCATCGCTTGATTGGGCGATTACCACAGAGCAAGAAATCTGGGGTGTTACTATCCTAGAGGCATCAGCAGAAATGGATGCTGGAGCTATCTGGTCAACGCAGGAATTTCTAATGCCTATCGCCTCAAAGAGCGCTATCTATCGCAAGGAAGTTAGTAACGCTGCTATCAAAGGCATCTTAGATGCAGTTGCGAAATTCCAGCAAAACAATTATACCCCTGAGCCTTTAGACTATAGCCAGCCAGATGTTAGAGGGCAGTTATTACCTTCAATGAAGCAAACAGACAGAAAGCTCAATTGGTTCGACACAACTGAGAATATTGTTAGAAAAATAAGAGCTGCCGATAGTCAGCCTGGAGTATTAGATAGTATTAACAGTCAGGAATATTATCTGTATGGTGCGCATGAAGAAGATGCTTTAACGGGTCCAGCTGGAGAAATTATCGCCAAACGTGACGGCGCAATCTGTAGAGCCACAGGAAATGGCGCTGTGTGGATAACACATTTAAAGAAGAAATCAACGAACGGAAGTATTTACTATAAATTACCTGCAGAACAGATCCTTAAGGATACATTAGCTAATGTACCAACTGTTCAGTTATCTCCTTTCGATGCATATGTAGGTAGAACATATCGTGATATCTTTTATGAAGAAAAAGATGAAGTTGGATATTTGCACTTCCCTTTTTATAATGGTGCTATGAGTACTGAGCAGTGCCAGCGTCTAACTGACACCTATATTAAAGCATGTCATAGGGATACGAAGGTGCTTGTACTCAAGGGTGGTAATGATTTTTGGTCTAATGGTATTCATTTAAATGTTATAGAAGCAGCGAATTATCCTGGTCATGAGTCATGGAAGAACATAAATGCAATTAATGACTTAGTTCGCCAAGTCATTACGACAGATAACAAGCTTGTCATATCAGTTATGCAGGGTAACGCTGCTGCAGGTGGCGTAATTCTAGCATTAGCCGCAGATTACGTGTTCGCTAGAGAGGGCGTCGTATTAAATCCACACTACAAAAAAATGGGACTATACGGGTCAGAATATTGGACATATTTGTTACCAAAGAGAGTAGGTAGCGGATTAGCTTTGCGCTTAACTGATGATTGCCTGCCTATTAGTACTCACTTTGCTAAGAATATCGGATTAATCGATGATTTCTACCCTGATACTGTGTTAGCTAGTGAAATTCATAGCTTCGCCCGATTGTTAGCTACGCAATCTGATTACGAACAGCTTATTATTAATAAAAAGAAACGTCGTAATCTTGATGAGCAAATCAAGCCCCTTGCCCAATATCGCAAGGAAGAACTAAAGCAAATGTGGAATAATTTCTTTGCTGAGGACTCTAAATACCATGACTTACGCAGAGCTTTTGTATACAAGCTAACCTGCGATACAACTTCAAACTATACAACTTCAAATATGTCACCTATGATCAAAGAAAGACTGAGATGA
- a CDS encoding 50S ribosomal protein L25, with the protein MSEPTLSLLDRNTSQYNNAKAARREGHIPGVLYSKGSPGQLFYVDESELKKLISSYGISRKVAVTLNNENSFAIFKDLQRNSLKNQFVHIDLQALDENEKIKVTSSIHITNKDTVEGGDKILQVQLNEVEIEMFPRFMPENVEADASLLQEKDAITLGDLNIANDSNIEILSDLDSVVATLVYAQVAPVEEDEVVEAPEKAPDSTGNPEETKTHGEE; encoded by the coding sequence ATGTCAGAACCAACATTATCATTATTAGACCGTAATACAAGCCAGTATAACAACGCCAAGGCTGCACGTAGAGAAGGGCATATTCCAGGGGTTCTTTATAGCAAGGGTAGTCCTGGTCAGCTCTTTTATGTAGATGAATCTGAATTAAAAAAGCTTATTAGCAGCTATGGCATTAGCCGAAAAGTAGCAGTTACTTTAAACAACGAAAATTCCTTTGCTATTTTCAAGGATTTACAGCGTAACAGCCTTAAAAACCAGTTCGTGCACATTGATTTACAAGCTTTAGATGAAAACGAAAAAATCAAAGTAACGTCAAGTATCCATATCACAAATAAGGATACTGTCGAGGGCGGAGACAAAATCTTACAGGTACAACTTAATGAAGTAGAGATTGAAATGTTCCCAAGGTTTATGCCTGAGAATGTCGAAGCAGATGCATCCTTGCTACAGGAAAAGGATGCAATTACCCTAGGAGATTTAAATATAGCTAATGACAGTAATATAGAAATCTTAAGTGACTTGGATAGTGTTGTTGCCACCCTTGTATATGCTCAGGTGGCACCTGTCGAAGAAGATGAAGTCGTTGAAGCCCCAGAGAAAGCACCTGACTCTACAGGTAATCCAGAAGAAACAAAAACACATGGAGAAGAATAA
- the metA gene encoding homoserine O-acetyltransferase MetA, with translation MPVKIPDHLPATEILQNENIFVMGEQKAYHQDIRPLRILILNLMPTKIQTEIHLLRLLGNTPLQVDVVLLHPKTYLSKNTPLEHLGAFYKYFEDVKHEKFDGMIITGAPIEHLSFEEVKYWKELKEIMDWSAKNVTSTFHICWGAQAGLYHHYGVPKHSLDAKQFGVFEHIVNVRNTRLLRGFDDIFYVPHSRYTYTRKEDIENVPELDIMSESAEAGVYIAVSKDRRQVFVTGHSEYDPLTLKYEYDRDINLGKEIAIPKNYYPNNDPTKEPIVRWRSHANLLFSNWLNYYVYQQTPYDINEIG, from the coding sequence GTGCCAGTAAAGATACCGGATCATCTTCCTGCAACAGAAATTTTGCAAAACGAGAATATTTTCGTAATGGGTGAACAGAAAGCATATCATCAGGATATCAGACCATTACGGATTTTGATTTTAAACCTTATGCCAACAAAGATACAAACAGAAATTCACCTTTTACGTCTGCTTGGTAATACACCTTTACAGGTTGACGTTGTACTATTGCATCCAAAGACATATTTATCAAAAAATACGCCTTTAGAGCATTTGGGTGCTTTCTATAAATACTTCGAAGACGTTAAGCATGAGAAGTTTGACGGAATGATTATTACTGGGGCACCTATCGAGCATCTCTCATTCGAAGAAGTGAAGTATTGGAAGGAACTAAAAGAAATCATGGATTGGTCCGCCAAAAACGTTACCTCTACGTTCCATATTTGCTGGGGCGCACAGGCTGGACTTTATCATCATTACGGCGTCCCTAAGCATAGCTTAGATGCTAAACAGTTTGGTGTGTTCGAGCACATAGTAAACGTTCGAAATACCCGTTTACTAAGGGGCTTTGATGATATATTTTACGTGCCACACTCTCGTTATACCTATACACGTAAGGAAGATATCGAAAATGTCCCAGAGCTAGATATTATGTCAGAATCTGCTGAGGCTGGCGTATATATCGCCGTAAGTAAGGATCGTCGACAGGTGTTCGTAACTGGGCATTCAGAATATGACCCACTAACTTTAAAATACGAATACGACAGAGACATTAACCTCGGTAAAGAAATTGCAATACCTAAAAACTACTACCCAAATAACGACCCAACTAAGGAACCAATAGTCAGATGGCGTTCGCATGCAAATCTACTTTTTTCTAACTGGTTAAACTACTACGTCTACCAGCAGACACCATATGACATAAATGAAATTGGATAA
- a CDS encoding CBS domain-containing protein, which translates to MTLTAKDIMNTEVKVVKPEDNVEQVAKILLENGISGLPVVDEKFKVVGMISEGDLIFQNKKLSPPAMVDILGAIITVGSQEKYFNDLKRTLATTVRELMVKNVFTVNTNTTIEDIATAMVDKNINRVPVVDNDKLVGIITRQDLIRAAHR; encoded by the coding sequence ATGACGTTGACTGCGAAGGACATTATGAATACCGAAGTAAAAGTAGTGAAACCTGAGGATAATGTTGAACAGGTTGCCAAAATTCTATTGGAAAATGGCATCAGTGGATTACCTGTAGTTGATGAAAAATTTAAAGTAGTGGGGATGATAAGTGAAGGTGATTTGATTTTTCAAAACAAAAAGCTGTCTCCTCCAGCTATGGTTGACATTCTTGGTGCGATTATTACGGTTGGCAGCCAGGAAAAGTACTTTAATGACCTTAAGCGTACGTTAGCAACTACGGTTAGGGAGCTAATGGTTAAGAATGTTTTCACCGTAAATACAAATACTACTATAGAAGATATAGCTACAGCCATGGTTGATAAGAATATAAATCGTGTACCAGTAGTGGACAACGATAAGTTGGTAGGCATTATAACAAGACAGGATTTAATTCGAGCTGCACATAGATAA
- a CDS encoding baeRF3 domain-containing protein, which produces MSIITREEIKRLVNEDNEIYISLYMPTGITGADAKQGQIRLKNVLRAAQDQLIEHGYKKPGIEEMTDSVQKLIDNTLFWSYQGGGLAVFLSEKGMCYYQLPVEVPELAVVSDGYHLKPLMQLLTEDGHFYILSLNQKHVRLFSCSKHFASELHLEDVPTDIETYLKYDDPEKQLQFSTHTPGGGGAVRAASYHGHSVSDEEKTNLLRFFQEIDKGVRKTINDTNAPMVLAGVEYYLPIYREANKYNGVVADGVIGSTEQMQLKEMHEHSWNIVEPIFSQKRKEATDRYNEFKGTGRTLNDVEEIIRAAYAGRIETLFVALHEQASPDNRDLLNDAAIQAYIQGGAVYVIGSDEAPDKQEVAAVLRY; this is translated from the coding sequence ATGAGTATAATAACTCGTGAGGAAATTAAAAGGCTTGTTAACGAGGATAATGAAATTTACATATCGTTGTATATGCCTACAGGAATCACAGGCGCAGATGCAAAACAAGGACAAATTAGACTAAAGAATGTATTAAGGGCTGCCCAAGATCAGCTTATTGAGCATGGCTATAAAAAACCTGGAATTGAAGAAATGACCGATTCCGTTCAGAAGCTTATTGATAATACGTTGTTTTGGAGCTACCAGGGTGGTGGTCTGGCGGTATTTTTATCAGAGAAGGGCATGTGCTACTACCAGCTGCCTGTTGAAGTTCCTGAGCTTGCCGTAGTCTCAGATGGCTATCACCTAAAGCCGCTTATGCAGCTGTTAACAGAAGACGGTCATTTCTATATACTAAGTCTAAATCAGAAGCATGTACGACTTTTCTCTTGTTCTAAGCACTTTGCTAGTGAATTACATTTAGAAGATGTACCGACTGATATCGAGACATATTTAAAGTATGATGATCCTGAGAAGCAGCTACAATTTTCTACACACACGCCAGGAGGTGGTGGGGCAGTAAGGGCAGCTTCCTACCATGGGCATAGTGTTAGTGACGAAGAAAAAACCAATTTGCTACGATTTTTCCAAGAAATCGATAAAGGCGTTCGTAAAACAATTAATGATACGAATGCGCCAATGGTTTTAGCAGGCGTTGAGTACTACCTGCCAATTTACCGTGAGGCTAATAAATACAATGGAGTCGTAGCGGACGGAGTAATAGGTAGCACTGAACAGATGCAACTGAAGGAAATGCACGAGCACAGCTGGAATATTGTAGAGCCTATATTCTCGCAGAAGCGTAAGGAAGCAACGGATCGCTATAATGAATTCAAGGGTACTGGTAGAACTTTGAACGATGTTGAAGAAATTATTAGAGCTGCCTATGCTGGTCGAATAGAAACACTCTTTGTAGCACTTCACGAACAAGCTTCACCTGATAATAGAGATTTACTAAATGATGCAGCGATACAAGCCTATATCCAAGGTGGCGCTGTTTATGTAATTGGTAGCGATGAAGCACCTGATAAACAAGAAGTTGCAGCAGTGTTGCGTTACTAA
- a CDS encoding putative bifunctional diguanylate cyclase/phosphodiesterase: MNRSLKDFLLYGAVIGTAVMLLIMFVGITLGYEWYVTKQTAQKTEKTAEVKFQSLYELMRKGWTGEQLEEFLSANQNTYEEINMQVNYYGLDFRGDNGLSPAIADTFNSGEVKHIQDGRTVTYIYPMTIETGCLSCHYYATVGEVFGVLEVSEDLTPIVMDARRDTLLYLLSLFPIPIIGAYLISRYLGRRIDESIYELQKRIQKVKSTDDLRLIEMNNINLTFSEMNQMYSDIKALATRLKSICVDKDILEFEVQLLEKFVITSEVVKDWKEHVKMLMLEINKIMDVHIIFSLFKVEDEDYVLEVFWIHTPNEKTKKTFEQVIRNKLLASSLHKGSEDITLEINHNVALSIKELETIDEESIDFQTKSLFLETPRIGGIVGIGVNSSLTENTTKALVIESILTTLLNVIGSVKAVSKYTKELEYFATRDPLTNLYTQRVFWELLSYEVLRASRHGYKFAVIVIDLDDFKLVNDLHGHLFGDKYLQEVAKITKDVLRKGDVLSRYGGDEYTIILPYADQEQAHFVGTRLLDKFRNFTLEAPNGSKVKISASIGIAIYPDHASEAKDLVLIADNMMYKAKNEGKDKVGLPDSDDVLEIFKTIKDKNTLILNALEENKVIPFFQPIVDAKTGEELAKEVLMRIDLPKETMVASDFVEIAESMGIISKLDYMLMDKALKKVSEEGYEGYIYFNLSPKALIVSDFVPKVRKLVKEHGVDPKKIVFEITERDTVKNLTVLEKFVLQLKGEGFQFAIDDFGSGFSSFQYIKRLPIDIIKIEGDFIRNIHSKSGMDKAIVLSIVTLARELNIKTIAEFVEDDKIYNEITELGIDYAQGYYVGRPSAQLNKHTGAGSSDA, from the coding sequence ATGAATCGAAGTTTGAAGGATTTTTTGTTATATGGTGCGGTAATTGGCACTGCAGTTATGCTGCTAATTATGTTTGTAGGGATAACCCTTGGTTATGAATGGTATGTTACTAAGCAAACTGCCCAAAAGACAGAAAAAACAGCAGAAGTTAAATTCCAATCACTATACGAACTAATGCGTAAGGGCTGGACTGGGGAGCAGCTTGAGGAGTTTTTAAGTGCTAACCAAAACACTTATGAAGAAATTAATATGCAGGTTAATTATTATGGGCTAGATTTTCGCGGGGATAACGGGTTGTCGCCAGCTATAGCCGATACATTCAACTCGGGGGAAGTAAAGCACATACAGGATGGGCGCACAGTTACCTACATATACCCAATGACAATAGAAACGGGTTGCCTGAGCTGTCATTACTATGCAACGGTTGGAGAAGTGTTTGGCGTTTTAGAGGTAAGTGAGGATTTAACGCCGATTGTGATGGATGCACGCAGGGATACGCTCTTATACTTACTATCATTATTTCCAATTCCAATAATTGGTGCATACTTGATTTCAAGATACTTAGGCAGACGAATAGATGAATCTATTTATGAACTACAAAAGAGAATTCAAAAAGTTAAAAGCACAGATGATTTACGTTTAATTGAAATGAATAATATAAATCTTACATTTTCCGAAATGAATCAGATGTACAGCGATATCAAAGCGTTAGCTACGCGCTTAAAATCAATATGTGTGGATAAGGATATTTTGGAATTTGAGGTGCAGCTACTTGAGAAGTTTGTTATAACCTCTGAAGTAGTTAAGGATTGGAAAGAGCATGTTAAAATGCTTATGCTGGAAATTAATAAAATCATGGATGTCCATATAATTTTCTCACTATTTAAGGTTGAAGACGAAGATTATGTGCTAGAGGTGTTTTGGATACATACTCCTAATGAGAAAACGAAGAAGACCTTTGAACAGGTAATTAGAAATAAGCTTCTAGCGTCAAGTCTACACAAAGGAAGCGAAGATATTACCCTTGAAATAAACCACAATGTTGCACTTTCAATAAAAGAATTAGAGACTATCGACGAAGAGAGTATTGATTTCCAGACCAAATCATTATTTTTAGAAACTCCACGTATCGGTGGTATAGTAGGTATAGGTGTTAATTCATCACTTACTGAGAACACAACAAAAGCGTTAGTGATAGAGAGCATCCTAACAACTCTCCTAAATGTAATCGGCTCAGTGAAGGCTGTTTCTAAATATACGAAGGAGCTAGAGTACTTCGCGACAAGGGACCCGCTTACCAATCTTTATACGCAACGTGTATTCTGGGAGCTGTTAAGCTATGAGGTACTAAGGGCTTCAAGGCATGGCTACAAATTTGCTGTTATTGTTATTGACTTAGATGATTTCAAGCTTGTCAATGACTTACATGGGCACCTGTTTGGAGATAAGTACCTGCAAGAGGTGGCTAAAATAACAAAAGACGTACTACGAAAAGGGGATGTGCTTTCTCGCTATGGTGGTGATGAATACACAATTATATTGCCATATGCAGATCAGGAGCAGGCACACTTTGTTGGCACGCGCCTGTTAGATAAATTTAGAAACTTTACATTAGAAGCACCTAATGGTAGTAAGGTGAAGATATCGGCGTCGATAGGTATAGCCATATATCCAGACCATGCTAGTGAAGCTAAGGATTTAGTGCTGATAGCAGATAATATGATGTATAAAGCTAAGAATGAAGGTAAGGATAAGGTTGGCTTACCTGATTCGGATGATGTGTTGGAAATATTCAAGACGATTAAAGATAAGAACACTCTTATTCTAAACGCATTAGAAGAAAATAAGGTAATTCCATTCTTCCAGCCAATTGTTGATGCAAAAACCGGTGAGGAACTAGCTAAGGAAGTCTTAATGCGTATTGACTTACCTAAGGAGACAATGGTTGCAAGTGATTTCGTAGAGATTGCGGAAAGCATGGGTATCATTAGTAAGCTTGATTACATGCTAATGGATAAAGCCTTAAAGAAGGTTAGTGAGGAAGGATATGAAGGCTACATCTATTTCAACCTCTCACCAAAGGCACTGATTGTTAGCGATTTTGTGCCAAAGGTTAGGAAGCTAGTTAAGGAGCATGGGGTTGATCCGAAGAAAATTGTTTTTGAAATAACTGAACGTGATACTGTAAAGAATCTTACGGTGCTAGAGAAATTCGTACTTCAGCTAAAAGGTGAAGGATTCCAATTTGCCATTGATGATTTTGGCTCAGGCTTCTCGTCGTTCCAATACATTAAGAGGCTGCCAATTGACATTATAAAGATTGAAGGTGACTTCATCCGTAATATCCATAGCAAATCCGGTATGGATAAGGCGATTGTTCTGAGTATTGTGACCTTGGCGAGGGAATTAAACATTAAAACAATTGCAGAGTTTGTAGAGGATGATAAGATTTATAATGAAATTACAGAATTGGGGATAGATTATGCGCAAGGATATTATGTAGGACGCCCATCGGCACAGCTAAATAAGCACACTGGCGCTGGATCATCTGATGCATAG
- a CDS encoding MASE3 domain-containing protein — translation MYASSKVTFNQELVIKYVILIAAAIIFSYFYTPFWASNTGLQHTILELIAIFVAFCAFIVAWTLFDLASNKYRFIGLGLLSVAIFDLYHTLYFPFLGLYPDSMYDLSTRFWTLGRFTEAIIIFIFTLGLSIRPTNRWFWLILFVGGALLISQIVIQFPNIMPVMKTTEGITTTKRVIEFIIISLYILSIRNILLIKSDNIKSDQYLLLALLLMIPTSFVIAFASNFSSYTIVLGHILKVLFFYCILRALVIETIIYPYQQLNLTTKLFRKVFTYSPAMKAIIQNNRLVNANNAWLENVGHSFDELASMSLNQLPIIKDLTDNPSDLSDLAKMTDLTEDSFLQISYTDGNNENRTALVACEKIYVDTSKQSLEDTAKSAVNRTQYLIVALDITEQLNYQAELAKLDRLHTVGQVAAALGHEVRNPMTTIRGFTQVFLTKPEFSNYKVQLELVISEIDRANSIITEFLALAKTDKPLLAKTCIVDEINKILPLINAQALQEDVQIKTQLSHVPPTYINRGEIRQVLLNIVKNAIDISPKGQEVLIATYTHENYIVIKISDQGPGIPEEIRDKIGEPFCTTKVDGTGIGLSISYNIIHRHGGQISFHSTDKGTTFYVLLPLNDSQDTYTFIDKASI, via the coding sequence GTGTATGCATCAAGTAAAGTTACGTTCAACCAGGAACTTGTTATTAAATACGTCATCTTGATAGCTGCCGCTATCATATTTTCTTATTTCTATACTCCTTTTTGGGCTAGCAATACTGGCTTGCAACATACTATTCTTGAGCTTATAGCTATATTTGTAGCCTTTTGTGCTTTTATCGTTGCCTGGACGCTCTTTGATTTAGCTTCGAACAAGTACCGCTTTATTGGATTAGGACTTTTATCTGTAGCAATCTTCGACCTTTATCATACGCTTTATTTTCCTTTTTTGGGTCTATACCCTGATAGCATGTATGATTTATCAACACGTTTCTGGACTCTTGGCAGATTTACTGAAGCGATTATCATTTTTATCTTTACCCTTGGTCTTTCTATTCGTCCAACTAACCGTTGGTTTTGGCTCATTCTGTTTGTTGGCGGCGCATTGCTTATCTCACAAATCGTCATCCAATTTCCCAATATAATGCCTGTTATGAAAACTACAGAAGGCATCACGACAACTAAACGAGTCATTGAGTTTATTATAATCAGTCTATACATATTGAGCATCCGTAATATTTTACTTATTAAGTCTGATAATATCAAAAGTGACCAATACCTTCTGCTTGCACTATTACTTATGATACCAACAAGTTTTGTAATTGCATTTGCATCGAATTTCTCATCCTATACAATTGTGCTTGGTCATATTTTAAAGGTACTGTTTTTCTACTGTATCTTGCGTGCTTTGGTAATAGAAACAATCATTTATCCATACCAGCAGTTAAACCTTACCACTAAGCTCTTTCGCAAGGTTTTTACCTATAGCCCTGCAATGAAGGCGATTATACAAAACAATAGACTAGTTAACGCTAATAACGCCTGGCTTGAAAACGTTGGCCATAGCTTCGATGAACTTGCCAGCATGAGCCTTAATCAATTACCTATTATTAAGGATTTAACAGACAACCCATCTGACCTATCTGATTTGGCTAAAATGACAGACCTAACCGAAGACAGCTTTTTGCAAATATCATATACAGATGGAAACAACGAGAACCGCACCGCACTAGTCGCATGTGAGAAAATCTATGTGGATACATCAAAGCAGTCCCTTGAAGATACTGCTAAATCCGCCGTCAATCGAACCCAATATTTAATTGTAGCACTTGATATAACAGAGCAGTTGAATTACCAAGCTGAGCTTGCTAAACTAGACAGACTGCACACAGTTGGTCAGGTTGCTGCAGCTTTAGGGCATGAGGTTCGCAACCCGATGACAACGATAAGAGGTTTCACACAGGTGTTCTTAACAAAACCTGAGTTTTCTAATTATAAGGTACAGCTAGAGCTTGTTATTTCTGAAATCGATCGTGCCAATAGCATTATTACGGAATTTTTAGCTTTAGCAAAGACAGATAAGCCACTATTAGCAAAAACCTGTATTGTCGATGAAATCAATAAGATTCTCCCGCTAATCAATGCCCAAGCACTCCAGGAAGATGTCCAGATAAAGACTCAGTTGTCTCATGTGCCCCCTACTTATATTAACAGGGGCGAAATACGGCAGGTACTATTAAACATAGTCAAAAATGCAATCGATATAAGTCCCAAGGGACAGGAGGTATTAATCGCCACCTACACCCATGAAAACTATATCGTAATTAAAATTTCTGATCAAGGCCCAGGTATACCAGAAGAAATTCGCGACAAAATAGGAGAACCCTTCTGTACAACTAAGGTAGATGGCACAGGTATTGGCCTTTCAATATCTTATAACATTATCCACAGACACGGCGGACAGATTAGTTTCCACAGTACAGATAAGGGAACAACATTTTATGTTCTATTACCCCTTAATGACAGTCAGGATACATATACCTTCATTGATAAAGCATCAATTTAA
- a CDS encoding DEAD/DEAH box helicase codes for MPKDFFQLGIRRNITDALNNNGITEATKIQQETIPLLLKGRDVVAQGQTGTGKTFAFILPMLQRINTKATSIQGLIITPTRELAIQITAELNKYADLVDAKILACYGGQDVDRQIQRLRARHIVVGTPGRILEHIGRGTINLADVSMVVLDEADQMLHMGFLPDVEEIISNTSSKRQTMLFSATIPKHVRMLAKKYMKKPTHIQVQVSKKITLDEIQQIVIPIEEHKKLSVLASLIDKYRPYLAMIFCKSKERVKEVYDQLVEQGYDCEQLHGELSQAKRQQVMKRFREAKLQLLIATDIAARGIDVEGVTHVFSYDIPRNSGDYIHRIGRTGRAGEEGLAVTFVAPTEHLALEKIEKGIAAKIERRGLDGETVLKPSNRLHKLQIKAATSNKQKSATRGKPAGKATGRKTGKVGLKANRSQGRRRK; via the coding sequence ATGCCAAAGGATTTTTTTCAACTGGGGATTCGACGTAATATAACTGATGCACTAAACAATAATGGAATAACAGAAGCCACGAAGATTCAGCAGGAGACCATCCCACTTTTATTGAAAGGTCGGGATGTAGTAGCCCAGGGGCAGACAGGAACGGGGAAAACATTTGCTTTTATTTTGCCGATGCTACAAAGAATCAACACGAAAGCAACATCTATTCAAGGTCTAATTATTACACCGACAAGGGAGCTCGCAATTCAGATAACTGCAGAGCTTAACAAGTATGCAGATTTAGTAGATGCGAAAATCCTAGCCTGTTATGGTGGACAAGATGTCGATAGACAAATTCAACGTCTGCGTGCACGCCACATAGTAGTGGGGACACCAGGGAGGATTTTAGAACATATTGGCCGAGGCACAATAAATTTAGCTGATGTAAGTATGGTCGTTTTAGATGAAGCAGATCAAATGCTACATATGGGATTTTTGCCAGACGTAGAGGAGATTATCAGCAACACATCGTCAAAAAGGCAGACGATGTTGTTCTCCGCTACTATCCCTAAGCATGTTCGCATGCTAGCTAAGAAATACATGAAAAAACCAACCCATATACAGGTTCAGGTTAGCAAAAAAATCACCTTAGACGAAATCCAGCAGATAGTCATACCAATTGAGGAGCATAAGAAGTTAAGCGTATTAGCAAGCTTAATTGATAAATATCGTCCATACTTAGCGATGATTTTCTGCAAATCGAAGGAGCGGGTCAAGGAAGTATATGACCAGCTCGTTGAACAAGGCTATGATTGCGAACAGCTCCATGGTGAACTATCTCAGGCCAAGCGACAGCAGGTAATGAAGCGTTTTCGAGAAGCTAAGCTACAGCTTTTAATTGCCACGGATATAGCGGCGCGGGGGATTGATGTCGAAGGTGTTACCCATGTATTTAGCTATGATATACCAAGAAACTCTGGAGATTATATTCACCGCATTGGCCGCACAGGGCGCGCAGGTGAGGAGGGGCTAGCAGTAACCTTCGTAGCTCCAACGGAGCACCTGGCACTAGAAAAAATTGAAAAAGGCATTGCAGCAAAAATTGAACGTCGTGGTTTAGATGGAGAAACTGTACTTAAGCCTTCCAATAGATTGCATAAGCTACAAATTAAGGCTGCTACATCAAATAAGCAAAAATCCGCTACTAGGGGCAAACCTGCTGGGAAAGCTACTGGTAGAAAAACTGGTAAAGTAGGCTTGAAAGCTAATAGAAGTCAAGGAAGAAGAAGGAAATAG